Proteins encoded by one window of Deinococcus radiodurans R1 = ATCC 13939 = DSM 20539:
- the pcaC gene encoding 4-carboxymuconolactone decarboxylase, with amino-acid sequence MSQKMPPQEMFEQGLEKRRAVMGAEFVDRAFAGGEDAFGADFQRFMTEYAWGAVWGRGGLTDRERHMVTIGILAALGREKELAGHLRATANTGVSERDLSDVLHQVAIYAGVPAALSAVNATKEMLAKRHSKEPNK; translated from the coding sequence ATGTCACAGAAAATGCCGCCGCAGGAAATGTTTGAACAGGGCCTGGAAAAGCGCCGCGCCGTGATGGGTGCCGAATTCGTGGACCGCGCCTTCGCGGGTGGGGAAGACGCCTTCGGGGCCGACTTCCAGCGCTTCATGACCGAATACGCCTGGGGCGCCGTCTGGGGCCGGGGCGGGCTGACCGACCGCGAGCGCCACATGGTCACCATCGGCATCCTCGCCGCGCTGGGCCGTGAAAAGGAACTCGCCGGGCACCTGCGCGCCACCGCCAACACGGGAGTCAGCGAACGCGACCTGAGCGACGTGCTGCATCAGGTCGCCATTTACGCGGGCGTTCCGGCGGCCCTGAGCGCGGTGAACGCCACTAAGGAAATGTTGGCAAAACGCCACAGCAAGGAGCCGAACAAATAG
- the deoC gene encoding deoxyribose-phosphate aldolase, with translation MSLASYIDHTLLKATATLADIRTLCEEAREHSFYAVCINPVFIPHARAWLEGSDVKVATVCGFPLGAISSEQKALEARLSAETGADEIDMVIHIGSALAGDWDAVEADVRAVRRAVPEQVLKVIIETCYLTDEQKRLATEVAVQGGADFVKTSTGFGTGGATVDDVRLMAEVIGGRAGLKAAGGVRTPADAQAMIEAGATRLGTSGGVGLVSGGENGAGY, from the coding sequence ATGTCACTCGCCTCCTACATCGACCACACGCTGCTTAAGGCCACCGCCACGCTCGCCGACATCCGCACGCTGTGTGAGGAAGCCCGCGAGCACTCGTTCTACGCGGTGTGCATCAACCCGGTCTTTATTCCCCACGCCCGCGCCTGGCTCGAAGGCAGCGACGTGAAGGTCGCCACCGTCTGCGGCTTTCCCCTCGGCGCCATCAGCTCCGAGCAGAAAGCTCTGGAAGCCCGCCTGAGCGCCGAAACGGGCGCCGACGAAATCGATATGGTCATCCACATCGGCTCGGCGCTTGCCGGCGACTGGGACGCGGTGGAAGCCGACGTGCGGGCAGTGCGCCGCGCGGTGCCCGAGCAGGTGCTCAAGGTGATTATCGAAACCTGCTACCTGACCGACGAGCAAAAGCGCTTGGCGACTGAGGTCGCCGTACAGGGCGGCGCCGACTTCGTGAAGACGAGCACAGGCTTCGGCACCGGCGGCGCCACCGTGGACGACGTGCGCCTGATGGCGGAAGTGATCGGGGGCCGCGCCGGACTCAAGGCGGCGGGCGGCGTCCGCACTCCTGCCGACGCGCAAGCCATGATCGAGGCGGGCGCGACCCGGCTGGGCACCTCGGGCGGCGTGGGTCTGGTGTCGGGCGGCGAAAACGGAGCCGGCTACTGA
- a CDS encoding type 1 glutamine amidotransferase domain-containing protein: MTKAKDLTGKKIAILAADGVEEIELTSPRAAIEAAGGTTELISLEPGEIQSMKGDIEPQEKYRVDHVVSEVQVSDYDGLLLPGGTVNPDKLRLEEGAMKFVRDMYDAGKPIAAICHGPWSLSETGIAQGLKMTSWPSLKRELTLAGAQWVDEECVTDKGVVTSRKPDDLPAFNKKIVEEFAEGDHSSRRK; this comes from the coding sequence ATGACCAAGGCCAAAGACCTCACCGGCAAGAAAATCGCCATCCTCGCCGCCGACGGCGTGGAAGAAATCGAACTGACCAGCCCCCGCGCGGCCATCGAAGCGGCGGGCGGCACCACTGAACTCATTAGCCTCGAGCCCGGCGAAATCCAGTCCATGAAGGGCGACATCGAACCGCAGGAGAAGTACCGGGTCGACCACGTCGTGTCCGAAGTGCAGGTCAGCGACTACGACGGCCTGCTGCTTCCCGGCGGCACGGTCAACCCCGACAAGCTGCGGCTCGAAGAAGGCGCCATGAAGTTCGTGCGCGACATGTACGACGCGGGCAAACCCATCGCCGCCATCTGCCACGGCCCCTGGAGCCTCTCGGAAACCGGCATCGCCCAGGGGCTGAAAATGACCTCGTGGCCGAGCCTGAAGCGCGAGCTGACGCTGGCCGGCGCGCAGTGGGTGGACGAGGAGTGCGTGACCGACAAGGGCGTGGTGACAAGCCGCAAGCCCGACGACCTGCCCGCCTTCAATAAGAAGATCGTCGAGGAGTTTGCTGAGGGCGACCACAGCAGCCGTCGCAAGTAA
- a CDS encoding DUF1999 domain-containing protein — MTLFRYRQFSQPDFEVMQALDLAEQRRTAPEYDVLPEREQEARLSSSLAALRHYERSGHSFVAEGQDDHVRGYVLAQSVWQGDRPAVFVRALVLDDAQDEDMRRGLLRAVVKSAYDAAVYEVHLPVTPELHAAARAEEAHLTGQYAVIHLGTRAESAPGKKLRREG, encoded by the coding sequence ATGACGCTGTTTCGTTATCGCCAGTTCTCTCAACCCGATTTTGAAGTGATGCAGGCCCTCGACCTCGCCGAGCAGCGCCGCACCGCGCCGGAGTACGACGTCCTGCCCGAACGTGAACAGGAAGCCCGCCTGAGCAGCAGCCTCGCCGCCCTGCGCCACTACGAACGCAGCGGGCACTCCTTTGTCGCTGAAGGTCAGGACGACCATGTGCGCGGCTACGTGCTGGCCCAGAGCGTGTGGCAGGGGGACCGCCCCGCCGTGTTCGTGCGGGCGCTGGTGCTCGACGACGCGCAGGACGAGGACATGCGCCGGGGCCTGCTGCGCGCCGTGGTCAAGAGCGCCTATGACGCCGCCGTCTACGAGGTGCACCTGCCGGTCACGCCCGAGCTCCACGCTGCCGCTCGGGCCGAGGAAGCCCACCTCACCGGCCAGTACGCCGTGATTCACCTCGGCACCCGCGCCGAAAGCGCCCCCGGCAAAAAGCTGCGGCGCGAGGGCTGA
- the typA gene encoding translational GTPase TypA, translating into MEYRNIAIIAHVDHGKTTLVDGLLKQTLELKHGEEIAERAMDSNDLERERGITILAKNTAVEYNGVKINIVDTPGHADFGGEVERVLGMVDGALVLVDAAEGPMPQTRFVLKKAIELGLKPIVVVNKIDRNDARPEEVVNLTFDLMAELGANDDQLDFPVLYAIAREGKAFKDLEQPRDDFKELFDMVLEHIPAPKVDLDSPFQMLVTNLDYSEYLGRIVLGRVARGTVKKGEFVQLMHKDGTMTKSRVVQPFTHLGLKRIEVDEVGAGDIVALAGIEDAQIGETIADLAEPEALPIITVDEPTVSMTFQPNTSPFAGKEGKYVTSRHLNDRLKREVMTNVSLKVEEVRPDEFVVSGRGELHLSILLETMRREGYEVQVGSPRVIIREIDGEKHEPIEHLVIDVPEQHASTVIGVLGARKGQMVNMEPQGSRVRVEFKIPARALFGFRTQFLSMTQGEGIMSHIFDGYAPWAGELKTRQNGSLVSMEDGTSFAYSIWKLQDRGNFFIDAGQEVYVGMIVGENAREQDMNVNVCKNKKLTNVRSSGADEALTLIPPKRLSLEDALEYIADDELVELTPQSIRLRKKVLNPSFRK; encoded by the coding sequence ATGGAATACAGAAACATCGCCATCATCGCGCACGTCGACCACGGCAAGACCACGCTGGTCGACGGCCTGCTCAAGCAGACGCTGGAACTCAAGCACGGGGAAGAAATCGCCGAACGCGCGATGGACTCCAACGACCTCGAGCGCGAGCGCGGCATCACCATTCTGGCGAAGAACACGGCCGTGGAATACAACGGGGTCAAGATCAACATCGTGGACACCCCCGGCCACGCCGACTTCGGGGGCGAAGTGGAGCGCGTGCTGGGCATGGTCGACGGCGCCCTGGTGCTCGTCGACGCTGCTGAAGGCCCGATGCCGCAGACCCGCTTCGTGCTGAAAAAGGCCATCGAGCTCGGGCTCAAGCCCATCGTGGTCGTCAACAAGATCGACCGCAACGACGCCCGCCCCGAAGAGGTCGTCAACCTGACCTTCGACCTGATGGCCGAACTCGGCGCCAACGACGACCAGCTCGACTTCCCGGTGCTGTACGCCATCGCCCGTGAAGGCAAGGCGTTCAAGGACCTCGAACAGCCCCGCGACGACTTCAAGGAACTGTTCGACATGGTGCTCGAGCACATTCCCGCGCCGAAGGTGGACCTCGACTCGCCCTTCCAGATGCTGGTCACCAACCTCGACTACTCCGAGTACCTCGGCCGCATCGTGCTGGGGCGCGTGGCGCGCGGCACCGTCAAGAAGGGCGAGTTTGTGCAGCTGATGCACAAAGACGGCACCATGACCAAGTCCCGTGTGGTGCAGCCCTTTACGCACCTCGGCCTCAAGCGCATTGAGGTGGACGAAGTGGGCGCCGGGGACATCGTGGCGCTCGCCGGGATCGAAGACGCGCAGATCGGGGAAACCATCGCCGACCTCGCCGAACCCGAAGCGCTGCCGATCATCACGGTGGACGAGCCGACCGTCAGCATGACCTTCCAGCCCAACACCAGCCCCTTCGCCGGCAAGGAAGGCAAGTACGTCACCTCGCGTCACCTCAACGACCGCCTGAAGCGCGAAGTGATGACCAACGTGTCGCTCAAGGTCGAAGAAGTGCGCCCCGACGAGTTCGTGGTGTCGGGCCGTGGCGAGCTGCACCTGAGTATCCTGCTCGAAACCATGCGCCGTGAAGGCTACGAAGTGCAGGTCGGCAGCCCCCGCGTGATCATCCGCGAGATCGACGGCGAGAAGCACGAGCCGATCGAGCACCTCGTGATCGACGTGCCCGAGCAGCACGCCAGCACCGTGATCGGTGTGCTCGGCGCCCGCAAAGGCCAGATGGTGAACATGGAACCGCAGGGCAGCCGCGTGCGCGTGGAGTTCAAGATTCCCGCCCGCGCCCTGTTCGGCTTCCGCACCCAGTTTCTGAGCATGACCCAGGGCGAGGGCATCATGAGCCACATCTTCGACGGCTACGCGCCCTGGGCCGGCGAACTCAAGACCCGCCAGAACGGCTCGCTCGTCAGCATGGAAGACGGCACCTCGTTCGCGTACTCGATCTGGAAGCTGCAAGACCGTGGCAACTTCTTCATCGACGCCGGGCAGGAAGTGTACGTGGGCATGATCGTGGGTGAAAACGCCCGCGAGCAGGACATGAACGTCAACGTCTGCAAGAACAAGAAGCTGACGAACGTGCGCTCCTCGGGCGCCGATGAAGCCCTCACCCTGATTCCGCCCAAGCGCCTGTCGCTGGAAGACGCGCTGGAATACATCGCCGACGACGAACTGGTCGAGCTGACCCCCCAGAGCATCCGCCTGCGCAAGAAAGTGCTCAACCCCAGCTTCCGCAAGTAA
- a CDS encoding IS4-like element ISDra1 family transposase, with protein sequence MIAARSVNHHDLSAHMPGMSTPQGKKRRADRTFRDEQLDMGFFIALLVVHLPPGKVLLSLDRTNWEHGETPINFLVLGAVVHGFTLPLIWVPLDQSGNSHTYARMWLVLKLLRALPAKRWLGLVADREFIGAEWFRFLRRQGIKRAIRIRQTDMLDDMKGKEWFEHVQHGHFHEIGEKVFVFGELMRVVATRSPVGDLVIIATDFSARKTWRLYKQRWSIECTFSSFKKRGFDLERTGMTERSRLQRLFGLVTLAWMFCLRLGVWLSQTWPIPVLKHGRRAVSLVRHGAQHLVDALRWKPQQFMAVLEVLIQPFCPPGAAESEVVTY encoded by the coding sequence ATGATTGCCGCGAGGAGCGTCAATCATCACGACCTGAGTGCCCATATGCCGGGGATGAGTACCCCGCAGGGCAAGAAGAGACGAGCAGACCGCACCTTCCGGGATGAGCAGCTGGACATGGGCTTTTTCATCGCTCTGCTTGTCGTCCATCTTCCACCGGGGAAGGTTTTGCTAAGTCTGGACCGCACCAATTGGGAGCACGGGGAAACGCCCATCAACTTTCTGGTGCTTGGAGCCGTGGTTCACGGCTTCACCCTGCCGCTCATCTGGGTGCCTCTCGACCAGTCTGGGAACAGTCACACCTACGCTCGAATGTGGCTGGTGTTGAAGCTCCTTCGGGCCTTGCCAGCGAAACGCTGGCTGGGCCTGGTGGCCGATCGGGAGTTCATCGGCGCGGAATGGTTCCGCTTTCTTCGTCGTCAGGGCATCAAGAGGGCAATTCGTATCCGACAGACCGACATGCTAGACGACATGAAGGGGAAAGAGTGGTTTGAGCACGTCCAGCACGGTCATTTTCACGAGATTGGCGAAAAGGTGTTCGTGTTCGGGGAGTTGATGCGGGTGGTCGCAACGAGGTCACCTGTGGGTGACCTCGTCATCATCGCCACAGATTTCAGTGCTCGGAAGACCTGGAGGCTCTACAAACAGCGCTGGTCGATTGAGTGCACCTTCAGCAGTTTCAAAAAGCGAGGCTTTGACTTAGAGCGAACCGGAATGACGGAAAGGAGCCGTCTACAGCGACTCTTCGGACTGGTGACATTGGCTTGGATGTTCTGTTTGCGCCTGGGGGTCTGGCTGAGCCAGACCTGGCCCATCCCCGTTCTGAAGCATGGTCGGAGAGCGGTCAGTCTGGTGCGGCACGGTGCTCAGCATCTCGTGGATGCCCTACGGTGGAAACCCCAACAGTTCATGGCGGTCCTAGAGGTGTTAATACAGCCTTTTTGCCCGCCAGGAGCGGCTGAAAGTGAAGTTGTCACCTACTGA
- a CDS encoding App1 family protein, with protein sequence MIPAEIAKTAFKSLLPVLERGVVAADRAFSGYIQPRRLRGKLLLQPYVGWGTPREVELTGRVLLPRALAPARKGDPRWRNFHNIVRRLFSREVGGVRVAGTLSDQTVSAVSDSDGYFTLHFTFPRPIAAGWHEVRLQMEDRQEDAARARVQVVGKARFGIISDLDDTVIQSDVTSLPRMLMTSLTGNARTRSPFPGVGALYRALTREGEARNPIFYVSSSPWNFFDLLWQFLDYRRIPLGPLFLRNWGMDLLGGHGGYKHGVIERIFHRYPNLNFVLVGDSGEKDPEIYAEVVRRFPGRVLAVYIRDVTGAERDEGVLRLREEIRKAGADLVLASDSLSAAGHALALGLITPGEYRSVLTSVARTYET encoded by the coding sequence GTGATTCCGGCTGAGATTGCCAAGACTGCGTTCAAGTCCCTGCTGCCGGTGCTGGAGCGGGGGGTCGTGGCCGCCGACCGGGCGTTCAGCGGCTATATCCAGCCCCGGCGACTGCGCGGCAAACTGCTGTTGCAGCCTTATGTGGGCTGGGGCACGCCCCGCGAGGTCGAGCTGACGGGCCGAGTGCTGCTGCCGCGCGCCCTGGCTCCTGCCCGCAAGGGCGACCCGCGCTGGCGCAACTTTCACAACATTGTGCGCCGCCTGTTCTCGCGTGAGGTGGGAGGTGTGCGCGTGGCGGGTACCCTGAGCGACCAGACCGTGAGCGCGGTGAGCGACAGCGACGGCTATTTCACCCTGCACTTCACCTTTCCCAGGCCCATCGCCGCTGGCTGGCACGAGGTCCGCTTGCAGATGGAAGACCGCCAGGAAGACGCCGCCCGCGCCCGCGTGCAGGTGGTGGGCAAGGCCCGTTTCGGCATCATCAGCGACCTCGACGACACCGTGATTCAGTCGGACGTGACCAGCCTGCCGCGCATGTTGATGACCAGCCTGACCGGCAACGCCCGCACCCGTTCTCCCTTTCCCGGCGTGGGAGCGCTCTACCGGGCCCTGACCCGCGAGGGCGAGGCCCGCAACCCGATTTTCTATGTGTCAAGCAGTCCCTGGAACTTTTTCGATCTGCTGTGGCAGTTTCTGGACTACCGCCGGATTCCGCTCGGTCCGCTGTTTTTACGCAACTGGGGCATGGACCTGCTCGGCGGGCACGGCGGCTACAAGCATGGCGTGATCGAGCGGATCTTCCACCGCTACCCCAACCTCAACTTCGTGCTGGTGGGCGACAGTGGCGAAAAGGACCCGGAAATCTACGCCGAGGTGGTGCGCCGCTTTCCGGGCCGGGTGCTGGCCGTTTACATTCGCGATGTGACCGGGGCGGAGCGTGACGAGGGGGTGCTCAGACTGCGCGAGGAAATCCGCAAGGCCGGCGCCGATCTGGTCCTCGCCTCCGACAGCCTGAGCGCCGCCGGACATGCCCTCGCGCTGGGCCTGATTACGCCCGGCGAGTACCGCAGCGTCCTGACGAGTGTGGCGCGAACCTATGAAACCTGA
- a CDS encoding PIG-L deacetylase family protein encodes MRIMAVFAHPDDEIGCIGTLAKHARRGDEVLLVWTTLGELASQFGDTEHEEVRRIRREHGAWVADKIGAKYHFFDMGDSRMTGGRDEALQLARLYATFRPHAVITWSDDHPHPDHRMTAKIAFDAVTLARIPKILNEAGTSAAALSPAPDLGGDAAPESGEDIRRLAAWRDPIRFYQYYAPASPYPEVFVDTTDTVDVAAEVMAFYQAFYKWPWTPEQFRAARTQVGRLCGAGDAERFTLRASHLKAREYLD; translated from the coding sequence ATGCGAATCATGGCCGTCTTTGCCCATCCTGACGACGAAATCGGGTGCATCGGAACCCTCGCCAAACACGCCCGGCGCGGCGACGAGGTGCTGCTGGTGTGGACCACGCTCGGCGAACTCGCCAGTCAGTTCGGGGACACCGAGCACGAGGAAGTGCGGCGCATTCGGCGCGAGCACGGCGCGTGGGTGGCCGACAAAATCGGCGCGAAATACCACTTCTTCGACATGGGCGACAGCCGTATGACCGGCGGGCGGGACGAGGCGCTGCAACTCGCCCGGCTCTACGCGACCTTCCGGCCTCACGCGGTCATCACCTGGAGCGACGACCATCCCCACCCCGACCACCGCATGACGGCCAAAATCGCCTTTGACGCGGTGACGCTCGCCCGCATTCCCAAGATTCTGAACGAGGCGGGGACGAGCGCGGCGGCCCTCTCCCCCGCGCCGGACCTCGGCGGAGACGCGGCCCCCGAAAGCGGCGAGGACATCAGGCGGCTGGCAGCTTGGCGCGACCCGATACGCTTCTACCAGTACTACGCGCCGGCCAGCCCCTACCCCGAGGTGTTCGTTGACACGACCGACACAGTGGACGTGGCCGCCGAAGTGATGGCTTTTTATCAGGCGTTCTACAAGTGGCCGTGGACCCCCGAGCAGTTCCGCGCCGCCCGGACGCAGGTGGGCCGGTTGTGTGGGGCGGGCGACGCCGAGCGCTTTACGCTGCGGGCCAGTCACCTGAAGGCGCGCGAGTACCTCGACTGA
- the tilS gene encoding tRNA lysidine(34) synthetase TilS, with translation MSESAPNHTSARRLTQPLEPFVGRQVLVGVSGGADSVGLLRALLAVGALPAVAHLDHALRPESVDDAAWVSDLCARLGVPCEVTRIDVGAVAARRNWNLEBAARRLRYDVLSRAAKHSGAEVILTAHTRRDQAETVLMELLRGEGRIRGIPPQRGRVRRPWLNVGRAEIETYLRGLGQDWREDASNADPRFTRAWLRREVMPVLLTRFPAAETALAQVAELGAEDDAALQALAARLTPHTPLDRQPPAVLRRWLAAELRSGGLDFTAEQLRDLAGALNAGQTRHLTLPTGRDVTVTGGHLYTAPCDWPEPDFPLPPDWTRRTRQAGDRIRLAGGTRKLSDVLTDAHLPRAERDRVPLLTDEHGAVQWVGVQPPLWAVGARESLGLPADPLHAAMGEALALAQQAAERQEVPVGAVVLNADGEIVGRGRNTSREDGDMTCHAELAALREAAAGLGTPYLSDCTLVVTLEPCPMCLGAALEARIGHIVYGAANPKAGALGGVSDLLADHWGWRPTVQGGVRAGEAARLLREVFGEVRRRSADTPQTPNAETPAPRSSRSTSASGKPTMLE, from the coding sequence ATGAGCGAATCGGCCCCGAACCATACGAGCGCACGCCGACTAACGCAGCCGCTGGAGCCTTTCGTCGGGCGTCAGGTGCTCGTCGGCGTCTCGGGGGGAGCCGATTCGGTGGGGCTGTTGCGGGCGCTGCTGGCGGTGGGGGCGCTGCCCGCCGTCGCCCACCTTGACCACGCTCTGCGCCCTGAGTCCGTCGACGACGCGGCCTGGGTGAGCGACCTGTGCGCCCGGTTGGGCGTACCGTGCGAGGTCACGCGGATTGACGTGGGCGCGGTGGCGGCGCGGAGAAACTGGAATCTGGAARACGCGGCACGGCGGCTACGCTACGACGTGCTGAGTCGGGCGGCGAAACACTCCGGCGCCGAGGTCATCCTGACCGCCCACACCCGGCGCGACCAAGCCGAAACGGTTTTAATGGAACTGCTGCGCGGCGAGGGGCGCATACGCGGCATCCCGCCGCAGCGGGGACGGGTGCGACGGCCCTGGCTGAACGTGGGGCGGGCTGAAATCGAAACCTACCTGCGCGGCCTCGGTCAGGACTGGCGCGAGGACGCCAGCAACGCCGACCCGCGCTTTACCCGCGCCTGGCTGCGCCGTGAGGTGATGCCGGTGCTGCTCACCCGCTTTCCCGCCGCTGAAACAGCGCTGGCCCAGGTGGCGGAATTGGGTGCAGAGGACGACGCAGCCTTGCAGGCGCTTGCCGCCCGGCTGACGCCGCACACGCCGCTGGACCGGCAACCGCCCGCCGTGCTGCGGCGCTGGCTGGCCGCCGAGTTGCGCTCAGGCGGGCTGGACTTCACCGCTGAGCAACTGCGCGACCTTGCCGGAGCGCTCAACGCAGGGCAGACGCGGCACCTAACCCTGCCCACTGGTCGGGATGTGACGGTCACGGGGGGGCACCTATACACGGCGCCGTGCGACTGGCCGGAACCCGATTTTCCCCTGCCCCCCGACTGGACCCGGCGCACCCGGCAGGCCGGCGACCGCATCCGGCTCGCGGGCGGCACGCGCAAGCTCAGCGACGTGCTGACCGACGCGCATCTTCCCCGCGCTGAGCGGGATCGTGTGCCCCTGCTCACCGACGAGCACGGCGCGGTGCAGTGGGTGGGAGTGCAACCTCCGCTGTGGGCGGTGGGCGCCCGCGAATCTCTCGGTCTGCCTGCCGACCCGCTGCACGCGGCGATGGGCGAGGCCCTGGCCCTGGCCCAGCAAGCCGCCGAGCGGCAGGAAGTCCCGGTGGGCGCGGTGGTGCTGAATGCCGACGGCGAAATAGTTGGGCGAGGCCGCAACACCTCACGCGAGGACGGCGATATGACCTGCCACGCTGAACTCGCGGCGCTGCGGGAAGCGGCGGCTGGCCTCGGCACGCCGTACCTGAGTGACTGCACGTTGGTGGTCACGCTGGAACCTTGCCCGATGTGCCTCGGCGCGGCGCTCGAAGCACGAATCGGGCACATCGTCTACGGCGCGGCCAACCCGAAGGCTGGGGCGCTCGGCGGCGTCAGCGACCTGCTTGCCGACCACTGGGGCTGGCGGCCTACGGTGCAAGGTGGTGTGCGGGCCGGCGAGGCGGCGCGGCTGCTGCGGGAAGTGTTCGGAGAAGTGCGCCGCCGCTCAGCCGACACTCCTCAGACGCCGAATGCCGAAACTCCCGCCCCGCGCAGCAGCCGCAGCACCAGCGCGAGCGGAAAGCCGACGATGTTGGAGTAG
- a CDS encoding Maf family nucleotide pyrophosphatase, producing the protein MPAETAPRVILASGSPRRRELLGNLGVPFEVVVSGEAEDSQETDPARLALELGQLKARAVAAQHPDAVVIAADTVVALGGTLLAKPADEAENAAFLRQQSGKTQQVYTGVCVISPAGEQSGVERTDVTFRALTEAEVTFYARSGEGLDKAGGYGIQGVGMALIERVEGDYSNIVGFPLALVLRLLRGAGVSAFGV; encoded by the coding sequence ATGCCCGCTGAAACGGCCCCCCGCGTCATCCTCGCGTCGGGCAGCCCGCGCCGCCGTGAACTGCTCGGCAACCTTGGCGTGCCGTTCGAGGTCGTCGTCAGCGGTGAGGCGGAAGACAGCCAGGAAACCGACCCCGCTCGCCTCGCGCTCGAACTCGGGCAGCTCAAGGCCCGCGCCGTCGCCGCGCAGCATCCGGACGCGGTGGTCATCGCCGCCGACACGGTGGTCGCGCTGGGGGGAACGCTGCTCGCCAAACCCGCCGACGAGGCCGAGAACGCCGCTTTTCTGCGCCAGCAGTCGGGCAAAACGCAGCAGGTCTACACCGGCGTGTGCGTCATCTCCCCGGCAGGCGAGCAGAGCGGCGTGGAGCGCACCGACGTGACCTTCCGCGCATTGACCGAGGCCGAAGTGACGTTCTACGCCCGCAGCGGCGAGGGGCTGGACAAGGCCGGCGGCTACGGTATTCAGGGCGTCGGGATGGCTCTGATTGAGCGAGTCGAGGGTGACTACTCCAACATCGTCGGCTTTCCGCTCGCGCTGGTGCTGCGGCTGCTGCGCGGGGCGGGAGTTTCGGCATTCGGCGTCTGA